The Polyangium mundeleinium genome contains the following window.
GAGCGTCAGCGGATCTTGCCAGAAGACGGCGGGGGAATCGGGAACACCGCTTTCACGCGACGGCGTAAGGACAGCCTGGGACGGGCCCGTGCCCCCCAGGAAAAGCACGTCTCGCCCGGTGTAGGCCTGCCCGACCGCGGGCGTCACGGATATCGGCGTCGAGGGGGGAATCCAGGTGGATCCTGCCGGAGCACTGGCCGTCATCGTCAGCGGTCCGCCGTCCGTGGCGCCGACATCGATGGGAACCGTGTAGACCCCGTCGGCGTCGGTGGTCGCAAAGAAGCACGTCCCGCTGCTATCGCAGAACTGCACGGTCGCCCCCGCGAGCGGTGTGCCCGCGGGAGAGTAGAGGGTGCCTGAAACCGCCGCCGCTTGGGGAGGAAGACCGCCCCGAGGACGATGAATGTATCGACCGAGGGTGGGGGTATTCAGGCTGCCGCCGACGAGCGCGTTCGCCTCGCCGTCACGAAGCTCTCCTGGATCCACGCCGGATCCGGGAAACCCCGTCCAGAAGCCCTCGGAGGCCCCGATCCAGACGGGAAGGTTGCTCGGGGGCGTCGGATCCTGCCCGTCCCACCCGATGTGATCGTAATTCATGATGATGTCGAAGTCGCCGAACCCCACGTCGGATCGATCCACGAGGAGGAGCTGGAATCGATTGAGCGCAGCGACCCCCATGTCGTAATACCCGACGCCGTTCGTGTTTCCCCAGTTCACGCAGAACGCGGATCGGCCCCCGTAGGTCGTGTGTCCATACGTGACCTCGTCCGACGCCACGTTCCGCGTATCGATGTCGGCCATGAACGGCGCGATGACCGCGCGTGACGTCGTGTCGAGCCGAAGGTTCGTGTAATCGAAGTACGCCGGTGGCGCGGCGCCGAACGTGACGTACCCGTTGTTGTTCACGTGGACGGTGGTGTACGTGCCTCCGTTGATCAGCACGGGAAACCCGAGCGGCACGTCGGTCGCGGATGCGTCGTCGTTATGGGCCAGTACGTTCGTTCCACAATTGAGATCGTTGACCATCGCCCCCGCGTGCGCATGCCGAGCGCCGAGCCCGAGAGCGGCAGCGCAGAGAAGAGAGGCAACGAAGGGCGAACGCGGAGCGAGGAGACGGCGCAAGGGAATGATTCGAAGACGCATGGGAGCACCTCGATGAAAGCCGGTCGGGAGCATGATGCCCGCCGGTGGAGGGATGTTCGTCAGGACAAAAAGCGGCGCCAAACGGTCGCGCGCGACGCGCAACGGCCTCGCGCAATTTGCGCAAGCCGGCGGTCCACGCGCACGACCGGATCACGGTACTCTCCCACGCCGCGGACCACAAATCTTCGCATCAACGAGCCTTGTGGTAACAGTTCATTCCGCTGAACGGATCGACCGTGTGCGAGAACATTGCGTGCGGCATGGACGTTGCTGCACAATCCAACGGAAAGCCCACACGTCGGCCCGGCATTCGTCATGCCCCCGAGACGTGTCTCTTCATGAAGGAGCCTCCCACCATGACCTCCGTCCTCCGTCGTGCCTCCCTCGTCACGCCCTTGCTGGGCCTCGCAGCATGCAGCATCGGACCGCCCGATGAGCCCGAGGGCGCGCTCGCTGCCGCCCCAGGCGCGCTCGTATCGGCCCCAGGCGCGCTCCCCACCTGTGTCGTCCTCGAGCGAGGCGGCCCTGGTGACATAGCAGACGCAGAGATCAACGCGAAGCAGCCGAACAAGAATTCGGGCACGGACAATATCAACCGCACTGGCAACACAGCGGGTATGCAGCGGCATACCTTGCTCCGCGTCGACACGAGCCCCATTCCACCCTATGCCACGGTGGAGTCTGCCACGCTCGCCTTGTGGCAATCGAACGACGGCGCCGCAGCGCTTCGCCTCCACCGCGCGAACGCGGCCTGGGACGAAGCCAAGGTGACGTGGAACAACTTCGCGGGGGCCTTCGACCCGGTCGTCCTGGCCTCGGCCTCCAACGGGGGAGCGAATCACACCGGTCCCATCTTCTTCGACGTCGGGGCGATTGCACAGCAATGGATCAGTCACCAGAGCCCGAATCACGGGCTCCTGATCGAGCAAAAGGGTGAGGGCACGACGCAGATCCGCGCCGCGGAGCATGGGAGCGCCAAGTTCCGCCCGCGGCTCCAGGTCTGTTACACGACGCCGGACCTGGAGCCTGACGTGCCCGAGGGGACGAGCGTGTTCCTTCGTGTCATGGACGTGAATGGTGCGCCCATTCCCTCCGCCGCGGTCACGCCTGCCGGCACGTCCTCGCCCCTTCCGACCAACGGAGTCGGGTATCTCCTCCTGGACAACCTCGCGGCCGGGCGATTCTCGGCGCGTGTCGAGCGCCCAGGGTATGCGCCCGCCGCGGTGGCGGTGGACGTCCCCAATGGGGTGCATGGGGGCGTCGAGGTGCGCCTGCACCCGCTCCCGCCGCCGATTCCCTTCGACGCCGCGGTCGGGGCGGCGCTCGACGTGGGCAACGTGCATGTCACGATTCCCTCGAACGCGCTCGTGGATCGAAATGGCGAGCCCGTTTCGGGCACGGTGACGGCGACGATCGTGCCGCTGGATCCATCGGCCGGGCTTACCACGATGCCGGGGCCGCTCGAGGCGCTCACGGGATCGGGCGACCTGGTCTCGCTCGAGAGCTTCGGGATGGCGGAGGTGACGATCTGGCAAAATGGTTTGCCCTTGCAGCTTGCCCCGGGCAAGAAGGCGATGCTGGAGATCGTGCTTTCCCCGACGCTCGCGTCGAAGGTGACGCTCGGAGATACCATGCCCGCATGGTGGCTCGACCTCGACGACGGGATCTGGCGCGAGGACGGCGCGGGCGTCTTCCAGTCCTCGCTCGTGGAGGTGGGCAAGACGGCGTGGAAGGCAGAAGTGGAGCATTTCACGTGGTGGAATGCGGACAGGCCGTGGACCGACAAGAATTGCTTCATCCTGCCGGTGCAGGAAGATAGCGGCGTGGGGATCCCGGGCGTCCCCGTGCAGGCCTACGGCGTGAGCTACGCGGGAGCGTCGACCCCGCAGGTCACGGACGGCAGCGGGTATGCGTGCGTCGACATCATGCTCGGAGGCACGGCGAACCTCTACGTCGGCAATCCGCTGAGCCCCTTCACGGTCGTTCCGGTGACCGGATCGGGTCCGGCCGGCGATTGCGCGGGAAATGGAGCGGGCTGCACCGTTCTCGCCACGACGCTCATCCCGTTCACGAACATCTGCCTTGGTGACGTGCAATCGACGACGTGCGCATACACCGGCCTTCTCGGCACCGAAGGCGTCGGCGCTTGCCACGCGGGCACGAGGACGTGCGACTGGACGGGCACCGGCTGGATGCCCTGCGCGGGCGAGGTGACGCCCACGCCCGAACTCTGCGCGACCCCCATCGACGACGATTGTGATGGCCTCACGAACGAGGAAGGGGACGATTGCACCTGCACGCCCGGCGAGACGGTCTTCTGTTACGCGGGCCCTCCGGGAACGCTGGGCGTCGGTGTTTGTCAGAGCGGCATGCGCACCTGCGCTGCCGATGGGCTCGGGTATGGACCGTGCGTGGGGCAGGTCTTGCCGGCGCCGGAGGATTGCTCGACCGCGAGCATCGACGAGAACTGCGACGGCACGCCGACCTGCGCCTGCATGGACGGCGTGCCTGGGAAGGTCGCCTGCTGGCCCTTCGACGAGAACACAGGGCCCACGAGCGTGGACGAGATTGGCGGATTCAATGGAATCTGGGCGAACGGCCCCACGCCCGTGCCAGGCGTCTTTGCCGGGGCGCTTTCCTTCGACGGGATCAACGACTCGGTGAGCGTCCCGAGCGACCCGGGATTGAACTTCGGCGCGGGCGATTTTTCGTTCAGCTTCTACATCCGTACGGTCGCGGGCGGCGTGATCCTGGACAAACGTGTCGAGGTCTCCGGGCCCGTGCGAGGATTCGTCATCAGCTCATTCCCCGACGGTTTGATTTTTCAGCTCGCGGACGGGGGATGGGCGAATTACTACACGGGAGTGCACGTCTCGGATGACCAGTGGCATCACGTGGTCGTGACGGTCGATCGGGATCAACCGGACGGTATCAAGGTCTACCGCGACAAGGTCCTCATGAGCACGCATAATCCCCTGTCCCGGCCGGGGAACATCTCGAACGACATCCCGTTGGCGTTTGGGCGTCGCTCGGATGCTCCGGGGTGGCCCGGCTACTTCCAGGGATCGCTCGATGCCGTGAAGCTGTTCAATCGAGCGCTCACGGCGGCGGAGGTGATGGTGCTCTGAGCGGAGGGCGCAGGAGCATCGAGCCGGGCGTTGGGCTCGGTGCTCCTGCGGCGAAGGGCCACTGCGTCGAGGTGCAGGGTGGATCGTCAGCCGAGACGGATCTTCTTGCCCTTCAACTGGATGTCGTGGTTGTTCGAGCGCAACATGAGCTGCGATTTGGCCTCGATCTTGATGATGGTGGTGTAGACCTGAACGGAACTCTTGCCGTGCATGATTCCCACCCGGCTCGAGTCGAAGAACACCTTCTTGTCGTCGTCGGGCCCGGGGCTACCCAGATTGGTGCCTGCGGTGAATCGGCCGAGATGAAGCTTGTCCGCCGTGGCGTGGAGCCCGTATCCCGTCGAGCCTCCGCTGCCGCAGTATACCTGGCGCTTCCCGTGAAGCATTGCTTTTTCACCTGCGCCGAGCTGCACGTTCTTCGCTGCGACGGCGGTTACGCTCGCCTTCTTTGAGCAGAGGTCGACATTCTTCTTACCCTCGATGCCGACGTTCCCCAGTGCGGACCCCACGTCCACGTTTCCGAGCGCCTCGACGCTGGTGCCGGCGCCGGCCCATATACCGGCGAAGAGCAGCGCCTTCATTCCCGTGGTCGGGCCCAGGATATCGACTGAGAAAGAAGAAGAGAGCGTCGCTCCCATGGTCCCATGGGCGGTCACGTTCTCGCCGAGGACCTTGGCGCTGTTCTTCGCCATGATATTGACGTCTGACGTCTCCTCCTTTTTTTTCTTCAATTTGTCAACTTCGCCATTGGCGAAGTTGACAAATTGATATGCATCGATCCCGAGCTTCGCGACGCCGGTGATCCCCTCCCATAGCTCGCCTGCCTCCCTGTCCTTGGCGTACGTGCGAAATGCGCGGTACGTCGTGATGCCGGCGACGACGCCGAGGATGACCTTCTGCAGATTGTCGACGTACGCGATCCAATCGGTCTCGAACCCGCGATCACACGTCTCGCGTACGGCCCCCGCGACGGCCACTTCGTACGCTGGGTCCTCCATGTTCACCGCCTTGTCGGCGACGATCGATACCGTGCCCTTCGTCCCGACACGGATGGCCCTTCCCGCCGACACGACGACCGTCCCGAGATCGGCCTGAACGAGGTTCGTCACGTTTGCGTTGCCTGCGGCGCGAAGCACGACATCGCAGCTCCGCGATACGATGTAATTTTGATCCTGAGCGTCGTGCCAGGCGGAGCGGCTGGTTACCATGGAGTACCCGTGCGATTGCTTCGGTACTTTGGGATCGTGGCTCGGGATCGCCTCCTCGTCGCTCACGAAAGCAGTCGCTGGCCCTCCCAGCGAGAGAACCGTGGGAGCATGCTTCGTCACGTGAAAATGGACGTGGGTATCCGTGCGTCCGGTGATCCCTCTCTCGTGGATACGCGTCTTCTCCGGACCCGCCTCCCCCAAGCTCAACGTCGCATTGTCCGTCGGCACGTAAATCGTGTACCGATTCGGCCCGTCCGTCGGCGTCGCAGGGGCGTCTCCCGACAGATCCGTCTCGATGTTCCCGGTCAGCACCGGGTCCGTCAGCTTGATTGCCTTGTTCTTGACTCGAGGCGGCATCTTCGATCACCCCTGTCGATCTTCCATCTCGACCCGGATCCCCGAATGGGTCTGGATCACCGACTGCGTGGCGTTGCTCGACGTGGACGGGCTCAACGTGTGCGGGTTCGGCACCGAGCCCACGATGAGCGGACGATCCGGATCGCCATCCACGTGCGCGATCAGCACCTCGGCCCCCTTGTGCAGCGGGAAATGCGTCCCATACCCGGACCCGCTGTACGGCTGCGCCATTCGCATCCACCGCGATGCCTTCGTCCCCCGACGCCCGCTCGCGTCGAACGGAAGTCGCACCTTGTACCGCCCCTGATCATCAATCTGCGCCGTCTCGCCCTCCGTATCCGCGGCGATGTGCGCGTGAAGGACACCGTGAATGCTCGGCCACGGCGTCACCCGCTCCGGCCGGAATGGCACGTCGAGCGGAATCGCCTCGAAGCGCGCCACGTAGCGCGTCTTCGCCTTCGGTTGTTCCTCTTCGTTCGCGCGCACGGGATACCCGACACGATGTTCGATCGACGTCACGAGGTACATCCCGTCGTTCGCGTCGTCATGATGATCGAGGAGCTCGAAGGTGTGCCCCACGCGAAACCGTGCGCAATCTGTTCGCGCGGAGTACGTCCGCCGCTCCGCCAGGATCCGCTCTGCCCGCAGTTTCGCGATGGTCTTTCCCTCGCCCACCGTCTTGAAATGCTCGCCGTACGAGAACAGGCTCCCGAAGCCACGCTTCGTGTCGATGTCCACCTTGGCGGCGAGCGTGACGGCAGGCGTGCGGTAATTGTAATCGACCACGGCCAGGCGCGCCGGGATCCTGCGCTGCACGAGTCCCCAATCCCATATCGTCGGAAGCCCACCGGTCGACAGGTTGTTCCGCTCGCGGTAGCTCAGCTTCCTGGGGTCCTCGATGGGCGTGGCGTCGTCGTTCGCATCGGCAATGATGAGCTTCTCGCCCTCTTCGCCATGCTCGAACCAGTAAAAGAACCCCTCGTGCTCGAGCCATCGCTGCACGAAGTCCCAGTCGCTTTCCTCGTACTGGACGATATAGTCTCGTTTCGGGCTCTTGCCGCTCACGAGGATTTCGAAATCCTCTCCCTTCGCCAGACCATACTCGACCAGCACGGCCTCGACGAGCTCTGGCACGTTCACGTCCTGGAAGACTCTGTTGCTGGCCCCTAGCGTCAAGAGCCACACGGAGGGGACCAATCGAGCGATGTAGCGTGCCGCGACGCCCCGCGTAGCGTCGAGCATCTCGATTCGCTCGAGGATTCCGTGCACCACGTCGCCGTCCTTGGGGCCCATCGAGATGGCGCACGGCGTACGCAGAAGCGAGTCCAGCTCGTCGTCCGTGAGAGGCCCCTCGGGGCTCGCGATCAGCAAATCGAACTCAAACAGGCGCGAGAGTCGTTCCCTTCCGCAGACGCCGTGCAGCTCGATCGTTCGATCCTCGAGCCCCCCGGACACGAAGGAGAGCTCGACCCCCTCGAGTCGTTTGTCTTCCGTCATCTGGAGCCGTCCTTTTTCGACATCACATCGCCACGAGAACCTTCGTTTGCGAAGGCTTCACCTGGCTGCCCACTGGCGCGTTCGAGTTGGATCCATTCTGCGAGGTCGTCGAGAGGTGGTGCACCACCTTCTTCCCCTTCGCATACACCTTGGAGCTTCCCTTCTTGAACTTGACCGAGCTCTTGTGCGTATTCGAGACGAGTCCCTTGAGCACGCCCGGATCGTCGCCGCTCGAGTTCGGGATCTTCGACGAAAGGACCACGGTATCCTTGTTCTCGATGAGCACGACGTTGATGGTCTTGTCCGCGCTCGATACGCTGCCCATGTTCGGATACGGGACCGGCACGCCTGGTGCAGGCGGCGTCTTGCATGCGTCGGGGAACGCAAACGCTTGTCCCCCCTTCTTGCTGGAGCCGGGCATGTGCATGGTTCGCTCTCCTCGCTCAGCCGAGCAGCACTTTTTTGCCGTCCACCTTCGTCTCATCCTTCGAGACGAGCTGCGTCCGCCGCGCGCGGAGCAGGAATTGGCCGCGCACGAGCGTGCGAGCCCTGCCGATTTTCGTATCCGCGAGATCCGCTACCTCGCGGAATGCGTCCCGTGTCGTCTCCACGAGCTTCGTCGCCGAGAGCTCGTATTTCTCCACGCTCGTCGCGATCCGCTGCGCCGTCGTCACGATGTGCTGCGCCACCACCGTCGCCGCGCCCGTCACGAAATGGCTCGTCTTCGCTTCGAGCTCCGCCCGATCTGCTCGCAGCCTCGCACCGTTTGGCGCGACAGTCCACGTCGTGCCCCCGGACGACGTTTCCACGAGACGTGCCGCACGTTGCGTCAGATCCCGCGCCGCCTCGATCGTCACGTCCGTCCCCGCGCGCATCACGACACGCCCGGCAGGGGCCGAGAAGACGAGATCCCCCGCTGGCGCTGCGATTTCCGCCGCTCCATTTTCGTACCGCACGAGGAGCCGTCCCTCGACGTCCCGCAGTTCGATCGCGTCACCGCGTTGCTCCGCGAATGCGCCGTCCGAGGACCGCAATACCTTTCGCGCGATGACGCCCGAAGGCGCCGCCTCGTCGTCACCGTCGTGCCAAGCCTCTGCCGCGCTCTCTTTTGTCGTGCTCATGACTCCTCACGCACCTGCCTTGAAATCCTCGGCCCGGGCCCGCTCCGCGTCCGTGCCTTCGCTCCGCGTGGTGC
Protein-coding sequences here:
- a CDS encoding DNRLRE domain-containing protein; its protein translation is MTSVLRRASLVTPLLGLAACSIGPPDEPEGALAAAPGALVSAPGALPTCVVLERGGPGDIADAEINAKQPNKNSGTDNINRTGNTAGMQRHTLLRVDTSPIPPYATVESATLALWQSNDGAAALRLHRANAAWDEAKVTWNNFAGAFDPVVLASASNGGANHTGPIFFDVGAIAQQWISHQSPNHGLLIEQKGEGTTQIRAAEHGSAKFRPRLQVCYTTPDLEPDVPEGTSVFLRVMDVNGAPIPSAAVTPAGTSSPLPTNGVGYLLLDNLAAGRFSARVERPGYAPAAVAVDVPNGVHGGVEVRLHPLPPPIPFDAAVGAALDVGNVHVTIPSNALVDRNGEPVSGTVTATIVPLDPSAGLTTMPGPLEALTGSGDLVSLESFGMAEVTIWQNGLPLQLAPGKKAMLEIVLSPTLASKVTLGDTMPAWWLDLDDGIWREDGAGVFQSSLVEVGKTAWKAEVEHFTWWNADRPWTDKNCFILPVQEDSGVGIPGVPVQAYGVSYAGASTPQVTDGSGYACVDIMLGGTANLYVGNPLSPFTVVPVTGSGPAGDCAGNGAGCTVLATTLIPFTNICLGDVQSTTCAYTGLLGTEGVGACHAGTRTCDWTGTGWMPCAGEVTPTPELCATPIDDDCDGLTNEEGDDCTCTPGETVFCYAGPPGTLGVGVCQSGMRTCAADGLGYGPCVGQVLPAPEDCSTASIDENCDGTPTCACMDGVPGKVACWPFDENTGPTSVDEIGGFNGIWANGPTPVPGVFAGALSFDGINDSVSVPSDPGLNFGAGDFSFSFYIRTVAGGVILDKRVEVSGPVRGFVISSFPDGLIFQLADGGWANYYTGVHVSDDQWHHVVVTVDRDQPDGIKVYRDKVLMSTHNPLSRPGNISNDIPLAFGRRSDAPGWPGYFQGSLDAVKLFNRALTAAEVMVL
- a CDS encoding type VI secretion system Vgr family protein, producing MTEDKRLEGVELSFVSGGLEDRTIELHGVCGRERLSRLFEFDLLIASPEGPLTDDELDSLLRTPCAISMGPKDGDVVHGILERIEMLDATRGVAARYIARLVPSVWLLTLGASNRVFQDVNVPELVEAVLVEYGLAKGEDFEILVSGKSPKRDYIVQYEESDWDFVQRWLEHEGFFYWFEHGEEGEKLIIADANDDATPIEDPRKLSYRERNNLSTGGLPTIWDWGLVQRRIPARLAVVDYNYRTPAVTLAAKVDIDTKRGFGSLFSYGEHFKTVGEGKTIAKLRAERILAERRTYSARTDCARFRVGHTFELLDHHDDANDGMYLVTSIEHRVGYPVRANEEEQPKAKTRYVARFEAIPLDVPFRPERVTPWPSIHGVLHAHIAADTEGETAQIDDQGRYKVRLPFDASGRRGTKASRWMRMAQPYSGSGYGTHFPLHKGAEVLIAHVDGDPDRPLIVGSVPNPHTLSPSTSSNATQSVIQTHSGIRVEMEDRQG
- a CDS encoding DUF4150 domain-containing protein; this encodes MHMPGSSKKGGQAFAFPDACKTPPAPGVPVPYPNMGSVSSADKTINVVLIENKDTVVLSSKIPNSSGDDPGVLKGLVSNTHKSSVKFKKGSSKVYAKGKKVVHHLSTTSQNGSNSNAPVGSQVKPSQTKVLVAM
- a CDS encoding DUF3540 domain-containing protein gives rise to the protein MSTTKESAAEAWHDGDDEAAPSGVIARKVLRSSDGAFAEQRGDAIELRDVEGRLLVRYENGAAEIAAPAGDLVFSAPAGRVVMRAGTDVTIEAARDLTQRAARLVETSSGGTTWTVAPNGARLRADRAELEAKTSHFVTGAATVVAQHIVTTAQRIATSVEKYELSATKLVETTRDAFREVADLADTKIGRARTLVRGQFLLRARRTQLVSKDETKVDGKKVLLG